The following are encoded together in the Sparus aurata chromosome 1, fSpaAur1.1, whole genome shotgun sequence genome:
- the LOC115582235 gene encoding zinc finger MYM-type protein 1-like: MVDETTDVSNTPQMSLVLRYVTDSGVKERFFRFEDVTSDKRAEAVAARILAFFNEVGCTSKVVAQCYDGAAVMASGLHGVQARVKEAIPQALFVHCFAHRLNLVMSQGAAKIRGCKIFFTHLSGLAAFFSRSPKRAKLLDDICQRRLPRVAPTRWAYLSRLVNTVYERREELQEVFAHIVDHHEEFDADSVCCADGYVNLMSSFEFRFLLATFNSIFAHSDVLFDILQTKELDMQFCLKMISDFSDTIQREKLSFPAIYEETVGENGEPGRRQARAQVDVRTRYQQLHRGIIDNLHTQVRDRFKTMRD, translated from the coding sequence ATGGTTGATGAGACAACCGACGTGAGTAACACACCACAGATGTCACTTGTGTTACGTTATGTTACTGACAGTGGCGTGAAGGAGAGATTTTTCCGCTTCGAGGATGTCACTTCAGACAAGCGGGCGGAGGCTGTTGCAGCTCGCATTCTTGCCTTTTTTAACGAGGTCGGATGCACTTCAAAAGTAGTTGCTCAGTGTTATGATGGAGCTGCGGTGATGGCCTCTGGTTTACATGGAGTTCAGGCCAGGGTAAAGGAGGCAATCCCACAGGCACTGTTTGTTCACTGCTTTGCGCACAGGCTGAATTTGGTCATGTCTCAAGGTGCTGCAAAGATCAGGGGATGCAAAATTTTTTTTACCCATCTCAGTGGCCTGGCAGCGTTTTTCTCAAGATCACCAAAACGCGCTAAACTCTTGGATGACATATGCCAGCGCAGACTACCAAGAGTTGCCCCAACACGGTGGGCATATTTGTCTCGCCTGGTCAACACGGTGTacgagaggagagaagagctaCAGGAGGTGTTCGCTCACATTGTAGACCATCACGAGGAATTTGATGCTGACAGTGTTTGCTGTGCAGATGGGTATGTCAATCTTATGTCCAGCTTCGAGTTCCGTTTCCTTCTGGCTACCTTCAACTCCATCTTTGCACACTCGGATGTGCTGTTTGACATTCTGCAGACGAAAGAGTTGGACATGCAGTTCTGTCTGAAGATGATAAGTGACTTTTCTGACACCATCCAGAGGGAAAAGTTGAGCTTTCCTGCCATCTACGAGGAAACAGTTGGTGAGAATGGGGAACCTGGAAGAAGGCAGGCTAGGGCACAGGTTGATGTGCGCACTCGTTACCAGCAGCTACACAGAGGGATAATAGACAACCTGCACacacaggtgagggacaggttCAAGACCATGAGAGACTAA
- the LOC115582275 gene encoding butyrophilin subfamily 2 member A1-like, translating to MQLIMCLVFVCVWTFPAVISAGYRAVCPTEPIKAQEGLNVTLQCGLDPRVNLLDYTSDWNRADLDGFVHVYRHRRDDPDPQLHLYRGRTTLVHEDLSRGVLTLLISSVQLSDAGPYRCFVPNLKAGCTMKLTVGERETASTPRPPLDPVTQPDHPDAENRNAVRAGIISTLFILPFFIIVMVVLVVRSRRTLHEQRPLSLRAEVMDGSLSTTMKL from the exons CAGGGTATCGAGCTGTTTGCCCCACTGAGCCCATCAAAGCCCAGGAAGGTCTGAATGTAACGCTTCAGTGTGGTCTGGATCCCAGGGTCAACCTGCTGGATTATACATCCGACTGGAACAGAGCCGACCTGGATGGGTTTGTTCACGTCTATCGACACAGACGTGATGATCCTGATCCACAGCTGCATCTGTACAGAGGCAGGACCACTCTGGTCCATGAAGACCTGAGCAGAGGAGTCCTGACCCTGCTCATCTCCTCAGTCCAGCTGTCTGACGCTGGACCCTACAGATGTTTTGTCCCAAATCTGAAGGCAGGTTGCACCATGAAGCTGACTGTTG gagagagagaaacagccaGCACACCCAGACCTCCACTGGACCCTGTGACCCAGCCAGACCACCCTG ACGCTGAAAACAGGAACGCTGTCCGTGCTGGAATCATCTCCACTCTTTTCATTCTTCCCTTCTTCATCATCGTCATGGTTGTTCTGGTTGTGAGGAGCAGAAGGACCC ttCACGAACAACGTCCTCTCAGTCTGAGAGCTGAAGTGATGGACGGCAGTCTGTCCACCACCATGAAGCTCTGA